In Myxocyprinus asiaticus isolate MX2 ecotype Aquarium Trade chromosome 8, UBuf_Myxa_2, whole genome shotgun sequence, a single genomic region encodes these proteins:
- the LOC127444992 gene encoding uncharacterized protein LOC127444992 isoform X1 has product MKIFIIFTFYLISGSVRCFDVTGYSGGSVLVNSWKLWCNYCFNYMAKHDPWTNIINDMKHNQWSKEGRFTLYRDKYGNLMIFIKELNTTDAGRYRIGVHGRWFIEMTLNVKQDSCCGVSKRVMVNSGETANFSCEYSQDYKNDEKIIYKEGRNSTEMISSTWVKKEKFSISDDRYKNLFSVTSAAVTPDDGGVYLCGVQVYRHSYSYSVITTTAHLHIMNKVGSYRVTGYSGGQIIIKCEHPQYKTNPKYICKESDGCSERKYPGVENKWMEDGDVSLYDDTRGGVLMVFFRDLNAGDAGTYRCGVNVSQYMESFTEVTLDVKEDFSMNIIIYVCVLLLIKTLTLMFNVGQIKRQR; this is encoded by the exons ATGAAGATCTTCATCATCTTCACATTCTACCTCATCTCAG GTTCAGTGAGATGCTTTGATGTTACTGGATATTCTGGAGGAAGTGTTCTTGTTAATTCCTGGAAGCTTTGGTGCAATTACTGTTTTAATTACATGGCGAAACATGACCCATGGACAAACATAATAAATGATATGAAACATAATCAATGGTCTAAAGAAGGAAGATTCACTCTGTACCGTGACAAATATGGAAACCTCATGATCTTCATCAAAGAACTGAACACAACAGATGCCGGAAGATACCGGATTGGAGTTCATGGCCGATGGTTTATcgaaatgactttgaatgtgaaaCAAG ATTCATGTTGTGGGGTGTCAAAGAGAGTGATGGTGAATAGTGGAGAAACTGCCAACTTCAGCTGTGAATATTCACAAGACTACAAGAATGATGAAAAGATAATTTATAAAGAAGGAAGGAACTCCACTGAGATGATCTCCAGCACATGGGTTAAGAAAGAAAAATTCAGTATTTCTGATGACAGATATAAGAATCTCTTCAGTGTGACATCAGCTGCTGTGACACCAGATGATGGAGGAGTTTATTTATGTGGAGTTCAGGTCTACAGACACTCATACAGTTACTCCGTTATTACTACAACTGCTCATCTACACATTATGA ATAAAGTGGGTTCATATAGGGTGACCGGTTACTCAGGAGGTCAGATCAtcatcaagtgtgaacaccctcagTACAAAACCAACCCAAAATATATCTGTAAAGAATCAGATGGATGTTCTGAGAGGAAGTATCCAGGAGTTGAGAATAAATGGATGGAAGATGGAGATGTTTCTTTATATGATGACACCAGAGGAGGAGTCTTGATGGTGTTCTTTAGAGATCTGAATGCTGGAGATGCTGGAACATACAGGTGTGGAGTCAATGTATCTCAGTATATGGAGTCGTTTACTGAAGTAACACTGGATGTTAAAGAGG ATTTCTCCATgaatatcatcatttatgtttgtgTTCTACTGCTGATTAAAACATTAACACTGATGTTTAATGTTGGACAAATCAAGAGACAAAGATGA
- the LOC127444992 gene encoding uncharacterized protein LOC127444992 isoform X2 — protein MKIFIIFTFYLISGSVRCFDVTGYSGGSVLVNSWKLWCNYCFNYMAKHDPWTNIINDMKHNQWSKEGRFTLYRDKYGNLMIFIKELNTTDAGRYRIGVHGRWFIEMTLNVKQDSCCGVSKRVMVNSGETANFSCEYSQDYKNDEKIIYKEGRNSTEMISSTWVKKEKFSISDDRYKNLFSVTSAAVTPDDGGVYLCGVQVYRHSYSYSVITTTAHLHIMNKVGSYRVTGYSGGQIIIKCEHPQYKTNPKYICKESDGCSERKYPGVENKWMEDGDVSLYDDTRGGVLMVFFRDLNAGDAGTYRCGVNVSQYMESFTEVTLDVKEDFSMNIIIYVCVLLLIKTLTLMFNVGQIKRQR, from the exons GTTCAGTGAGATGCTTTGATGTTACTGGATATTCTGGAGGAAGTGTTCTTGTTAATTCCTGGAAGCTTTGGTGCAATTACTGTTTTAATTACATGGCGAAACATGACCCATGGACAAACATAATAAATGATATGAAACATAATCAATGGTCTAAAGAAGGAAGATTCACTCTGTACCGTGACAAATATGGAAACCTCATGATCTTCATCAAAGAACTGAACACAACAGATGCCGGAAGATACCGGATTGGAGTTCATGGCCGATGGTTTATcgaaatgactttgaatgtgaaaCAAG ATTCATGTTGTGGGGTGTCAAAGAGAGTGATGGTGAATAGTGGAGAAACTGCCAACTTCAGCTGTGAATATTCACAAGACTACAAGAATGATGAAAAGATAATTTATAAAGAAGGAAGGAACTCCACTGAGATGATCTCCAGCACATGGGTTAAGAAAGAAAAATTCAGTATTTCTGATGACAGATATAAGAATCTCTTCAGTGTGACATCAGCTGCTGTGACACCAGATGATGGAGGAGTTTATTTATGTGGAGTTCAGGTCTACAGACACTCATACAGTTACTCCGTTATTACTACAACTGCTCATCTACACATTATGA ATAAAGTGGGTTCATATAGGGTGACCGGTTACTCAGGAGGTCAGATCAtcatcaagtgtgaacaccctcagTACAAAACCAACCCAAAATATATCTGTAAAGAATCAGATGGATGTTCTGAGAGGAAGTATCCAGGAGTTGAGAATAAATGGATGGAAGATGGAGATGTTTCTTTATATGATGACACCAGAGGAGGAGTCTTGATGGTGTTCTTTAGAGATCTGAATGCTGGAGATGCTGGAACATACAGGTGTGGAGTCAATGTATCTCAGTATATGGAGTCGTTTACTGAAGTAACACTGGATGTTAAAGAGG ATTTCTCCATgaatatcatcatttatgtttgtgTTCTACTGCTGATTAAAACATTAACACTGATGTTTAATGTTGGACAAATCAAGAGACAAAGATGA